Proteins from a single region of Roseateles sp. XES5:
- a CDS encoding invasion associated locus B family protein: MRTRTSYLCLSSFLLLALAAGAGLVLAPGLLLPTTSRAASMSSLPDPEPQRFALAQAVAVLPGGASSLDETYEDWRVSCVLQGDGKRCALSQIQAQQNGQRMLAIEFAAPRENKVTGTLVLPFGLALDSGVRFQVDEQAALEPVRFRTCLPVGCLVPLVFDGAMAEALRAGAVLNVKAIADGGTEIPFTISLKGFATALDRTSVLAN, from the coding sequence ATGCGCACCAGGACCAGCTATCTCTGCCTTTCTTCCTTCCTGCTGCTGGCGCTTGCCGCCGGCGCGGGGCTCGTGCTTGCACCCGGCCTGCTGCTGCCGACCACAAGCCGGGCAGCCTCGATGTCGAGCCTGCCGGACCCGGAGCCGCAGCGTTTCGCGCTGGCGCAGGCTGTCGCCGTCCTGCCGGGAGGGGCCTCCTCGCTGGACGAGACCTATGAGGACTGGCGCGTTTCCTGCGTGTTGCAGGGGGACGGCAAGCGTTGCGCGCTGTCGCAGATCCAGGCGCAGCAGAACGGGCAGCGCATGCTGGCCATCGAGTTCGCCGCGCCTCGCGAGAACAAGGTGACCGGCACGCTGGTGCTTCCCTTCGGGCTGGCGCTCGATTCCGGCGTGCGTTTCCAGGTGGACGAACAGGCGGCGCTGGAGCCGGTGCGCTTCCGCACCTGCCTGCCTGTCGGCTGCCTCGTTCCCCTGGTCTTCGATGGCGCGATGGCCGAGGCACTGCGCGCCGGAGCGGTCCTCAACGTCAAGGCTATAGCCGATGGCGGGACGGAAATTCCCTTCACCATCTCGCTGAAGGGCTTTGCCACCGCGCTGGATCGGACGTCGGTGCTGGCGAATTGA
- a CDS encoding autotransporter domain-containing protein: MKARQSKPAVSSLSRRKTRLLSATALAAAGALLAQAAGAADYEYTTPGPHTDAVVVGAGGSRIYATPAAGTATFAGTVTFQTGNNNSLHLGLDNGSNGTLVFAPTAMTNQTADRVFVEMRRGTLRLGSAVARSFIANSANFYLSGGTLDLAGADLTLGRVSGFSGSTVGNYTTGTDATLIFSAATGETGFQSRIVNGNGSVGLRVESGASVLLTEFNTYGGGTVLAGGSVRVSNSQALGVGTVRVDGLGSSIAFGSGASLDNSVVMHDATLSLDVESGRTATMSGPISGTGDVFKVGAGELVFRGEHVADGRIFLNAGTLTSDASGGDGLSDAASIIIDRRGTFRVLGHETVKEVIGQGVVRIEDSDSELTVIGDADTGYGGVITGGGSFRKEGAGVLTLRSRNTYEDGTTIAQGTLVAAASGALGTGRVRFGDETMLVLRDGVRLDNDVELTWDDANIEVRDGETGTLGGRFYEMSPAGGDLGLNKHGGGTLVLAGTGTIMDHADVEAGTLQVDGRIRSPVTVFADATLTGSGTVEGDVTIQSGGMLAGRSGSKLTMTGSLTLNNSSYIDARLGAASTDALFDVGGNLILDGRLSIADAGGFGRGVYRLFDYGGSLTDNGLDIIGVPGSTPFSDISLQTAIARQVNIVVAGEDPDPGPVPDIQFWDGGGTTADGRIGGGAGTWGPATTNWTRANGEVNDAWSDRFAVFQGAAGTVTVAGTLAVTGMQFETNGYRLEGGAITLGGAGGETILRVGNGAASGASTTATIGSSLGGAGRLVKTDHGNLILEGANDYTGGTEIRTGTLQVSRDANLGAAAGGLTMNGGRLATTASFDTARTVTLVQAGTFDVAAGTTLGLTGAVSGGADLVKTGAGLLRLDNASNAYGDTLVRAGTLVGHAGSMSGTVGNAGTVVFDQAADGRFAGDIVGLDGTRGSMAKRGAGTLALAGRSSLDWSVEAGGLATAAERFGGNAAIASGASLDFDQQADAVYAGVLSGAGRFGKTGTGRLELTGSSAAFTGTTSVLGGTLAVNGRLGGHLDLAAAARLQGTGTIGDTVVNGTIAPGNSIGTLTVAGNISFAAGSVFEVEADTAGQADKILASGGATIAGGTVRVLAGTGDYGARTRYTILTADGGRTGTFTGVTSNLAFLDPTLGYDANNVYLTLARNGVDFASIGRTANQIATGRGAESLGAGNAVYDAVLGLATDDARAAFDQLSGEIHASARTAMLDDSRFLRNAVNDHLRGTLDSGVALDENGVPTPSADGLSLWSQGFGSWGHVGGDGNAARLDRSTGGFFVGADAPVFDTWRFGAVAGYGHSSFSVKDRQSSGSSDDYHVGVYGGATWGDVALRTGAAYTWHDVSTSRTVSFTGFSDGLKGDYDAGTAQVFSELGYRMEVGGLAFEPFANLAYVSLHTDGFTERGGAAALVTRDETTDMAFSTFGLRASTAFDLAGAAVTARGMVGWRHAFGDETPSSSMRFASGGNAFAISGVPITRDAAVVEAGLDMTLTPSATLGITYSGQFGSGAVDQSFKGTLNVKF; the protein is encoded by the coding sequence ATGAAAGCTCGTCAATCCAAGCCTGCCGTGTCCTCCCTCTCGCGCCGCAAAACCCGCCTTCTTTCTGCAACGGCGCTTGCCGCAGCGGGTGCGCTGCTGGCGCAGGCGGCAGGGGCGGCCGACTATGAATACACCACGCCCGGCCCGCATACCGATGCGGTGGTGGTCGGTGCGGGCGGGTCGCGGATCTACGCGACCCCGGCGGCCGGGACCGCCACATTCGCCGGCACCGTCACGTTCCAGACGGGAAACAACAACAGCCTGCATCTCGGCCTCGACAATGGCAGCAACGGCACGCTGGTCTTCGCGCCGACGGCGATGACCAACCAGACCGCCGACCGTGTCTTTGTGGAGATGCGAAGGGGCACTCTGCGGCTTGGCAGCGCGGTCGCGCGCAGCTTCATCGCCAACAGCGCGAATTTCTATCTCTCGGGCGGCACCCTCGATCTCGCCGGCGCTGACCTTACCCTGGGGCGTGTCTCCGGCTTCAGCGGCTCGACAGTCGGCAACTACACGACCGGCACGGACGCGACATTGATCTTCAGTGCAGCCACCGGCGAAACCGGCTTTCAAAGCAGGATCGTCAACGGCAACGGATCGGTGGGCCTGCGTGTCGAAAGCGGTGCAAGCGTTCTCCTGACGGAGTTCAACACCTATGGCGGGGGCACGGTGCTTGCCGGGGGCAGCGTGCGGGTCAGCAACAGCCAGGCGCTTGGCGTCGGGACGGTGCGGGTCGATGGCCTGGGCTCCTCCATCGCCTTTGGCAGCGGAGCCTCCCTCGACAACAGCGTGGTGATGCACGATGCGACGCTCAGCCTCGACGTCGAGAGCGGTCGAACCGCCACGATGAGCGGTCCGATCAGCGGCACGGGGGATGTCTTCAAGGTCGGCGCCGGCGAACTCGTGTTTCGCGGCGAGCACGTTGCAGACGGCCGCATCTTCCTCAATGCCGGGACGTTGACCAGCGATGCCAGCGGCGGTGATGGCCTCTCCGATGCGGCGAGCATCATCATCGACCGCAGGGGAACGTTCCGTGTCCTCGGTCACGAGACGGTCAAGGAAGTCATCGGTCAGGGCGTGGTGCGGATCGAGGACAGCGACTCGGAGCTGACGGTGATCGGCGATGCCGATACCGGCTACGGCGGGGTCATCACGGGTGGCGGCAGCTTCCGCAAGGAGGGCGCGGGCGTGCTGACGCTGCGCAGTCGCAACACTTACGAGGACGGCACCACCATCGCGCAGGGAACGCTCGTCGCCGCGGCGTCGGGCGCGCTGGGGACCGGCCGGGTCCGGTTCGGTGACGAGACGATGCTGGTCCTGCGCGATGGCGTGCGGCTCGACAACGATGTGGAACTCACCTGGGACGATGCCAATATCGAGGTGCGCGACGGCGAGACCGGCACCTTGGGCGGTCGCTTCTATGAGATGAGTCCGGCCGGCGGCGACCTCGGCCTCAACAAGCATGGCGGGGGCACGCTGGTGCTGGCGGGCACCGGAACGATCATGGATCACGCTGACGTCGAGGCCGGCACCTTGCAGGTGGACGGACGTATCCGGAGCCCGGTGACCGTGTTCGCCGACGCAACGCTGACCGGCAGCGGCACCGTCGAGGGGGACGTCACGATCCAGAGCGGCGGCATGCTGGCCGGCCGCTCCGGCAGCAAGCTGACGATGACCGGCAGTCTGACCCTGAACAACAGTTCCTATATCGATGCCCGCCTCGGCGCTGCGAGCACCGATGCGCTCTTCGACGTGGGTGGCAACCTCATCCTCGACGGGCGCCTGTCGATCGCCGATGCCGGTGGTTTCGGGCGCGGCGTCTATCGCCTGTTCGACTATGGCGGTTCGCTCACCGACAACGGCCTCGACATTATCGGCGTGCCCGGCAGCACGCCGTTCAGCGACATCTCCCTGCAGACGGCCATCGCGCGGCAGGTCAACATCGTCGTCGCCGGCGAGGACCCGGATCCGGGCCCGGTGCCGGACATCCAGTTCTGGGATGGCGGCGGGACCACGGCGGATGGCCGCATCGGTGGCGGTGCGGGAACGTGGGGGCCGGCCACGACCAACTGGACGCGCGCCAATGGTGAGGTCAACGACGCCTGGTCCGACCGCTTCGCCGTGTTTCAGGGCGCGGCCGGGACCGTCACCGTGGCCGGCACCCTGGCAGTGACCGGCATGCAATTCGAGACGAACGGCTACCGGCTGGAAGGTGGCGCGATCACGCTCGGCGGCGCGGGCGGCGAAACCATCCTGCGTGTCGGCAACGGCGCGGCCTCGGGTGCTTCGACCACGGCCACCATCGGCTCCAGCCTTGGCGGTGCGGGCCGGCTGGTGAAGACGGACCATGGAAACTTGATCCTCGAAGGGGCCAACGACTATACGGGCGGCACGGAAATCCGCACCGGCACGCTGCAGGTCTCGCGTGACGCCAATCTCGGCGCGGCCGCGGGCGGCCTGACGATGAACGGGGGCAGGCTGGCGACGACCGCAAGCTTCGACACGGCCCGCACTGTTACCCTCGTGCAGGCCGGCACCTTCGACGTGGCGGCGGGCACGACCCTTGGCCTGACCGGCGCCGTCTCCGGCGGCGCGGACCTCGTCAAGACCGGGGCCGGCCTGCTGCGTCTCGACAATGCGTCCAATGCCTATGGCGATACTCTCGTGCGCGCCGGCACGCTCGTTGGCCACGCCGGCTCGATGTCCGGTACGGTCGGCAATGCCGGCACGGTGGTGTTCGACCAGGCGGCAGACGGTCGTTTTGCCGGCGATATCGTCGGCCTTGATGGCACGCGCGGCTCGATGGCCAAGCGCGGCGCAGGTACGCTCGCCCTGGCCGGGCGCTCGTCGCTCGACTGGTCCGTCGAGGCGGGCGGTCTTGCGACGGCGGCCGAGCGGTTCGGTGGCAATGCGGCTATCGCTTCCGGGGCGTCGCTCGATTTCGACCAGCAGGCGGATGCGGTCTATGCGGGCGTGCTCAGCGGGGCAGGCCGCTTCGGCAAGACCGGCACGGGACGGCTGGAACTGACCGGCTCATCCGCCGCCTTCACCGGCACGACCTCGGTGCTGGGCGGCACGCTCGCCGTCAATGGCAGGCTCGGCGGGCATCTCGACCTTGCCGCGGCTGCGCGCCTTCAGGGCACAGGTACCATCGGCGACACCGTGGTGAACGGCACCATCGCGCCCGGCAATTCCATCGGCACGCTCACCGTCGCCGGCAACATCAGCTTCGCGGCGGGCTCGGTTTTCGAGGTGGAAGCGGACACGGCGGGGCAGGCGGACAAGATCCTCGCCAGCGGCGGGGCGACCATCGCCGGCGGCACGGTCCGCGTCCTGGCGGGGACGGGCGACTACGGGGCCCGGACCCGGTATACGATCCTGACGGCCGATGGCGGGCGCACCGGTACGTTCACCGGCGTCACCTCGAACCTTGCCTTCCTCGACCCCACCCTCGGCTACGACGCCAACAACGTCTATCTGACGCTGGCGCGCAACGGAGTCGACTTCGCAAGCATCGGCCGCACCGCAAACCAGATCGCCACCGGGCGCGGCGCGGAGAGCCTGGGCGCCGGCAATGCGGTCTACGATGCTGTGCTCGGCCTTGCGACGGACGATGCCCGCGCAGCCTTCGACCAGCTTTCGGGCGAGATCCATGCGTCCGCCCGCACGGCGATGCTCGATGACAGCCGCTTCCTGCGCAACGCGGTCAACGACCATCTGCGCGGGACGCTCGACAGCGGCGTGGCGCTCGACGAGAACGGTGTGCCGACGCCGTCTGCCGACGGGCTTTCTCTCTGGAGCCAGGGTTTCGGCTCCTGGGGTCATGTCGGCGGCGACGGCAATGCCGCGCGGCTCGACCGCTCGACCGGTGGTTTCTTCGTCGGCGCGGATGCGCCGGTCTTCGATACCTGGCGTTTCGGCGCGGTGGCGGGCTACGGCCACTCGTCCTTCTCTGTGAAGGACCGCCAATCCTCCGGCTCGAGCGACGACTACCATGTCGGCGTCTATGGCGGAGCGACCTGGGGCGACGTCGCGCTGCGCACCGGCGCGGCCTATACCTGGCACGATGTCTCGACCAGCCGCACTGTCTCCTTCACCGGCTTTTCCGACGGCCTGAAGGGCGACTACGACGCGGGTACGGCGCAGGTCTTCAGCGAACTCGGCTATCGCATGGAGGTTGGAGGCCTGGCCTTCGAGCCTTTCGCCAACCTCGCCTATGTCAGCCTGCACACGGATGGCTTTACCGAGCGCGGCGGCGCGGCGGCGCTCGTGACACGGGACGAAACCACGGACATGGCCTTTTCGACGTTCGGCCTGCGCGCCTCCACCGCCTTCGACCTTGCCGGCGCGGCGGTGACGGCGCGTGGCATGGTCGGCTGGCGCCACGCCTTCGGCGACGAGACGCCGTCTTCCTCCATGCGCTTTGCCAGCGGGGGCAATGCCTTTGCCATCAGCGGCGTGCCGATCACGCGCGATGCGGCCGTGGTCGAGGCGGGCCTCGACATGACGCTCACGCCCAGCGCGACGCTCGGCATCACCTATAGCGGCCAGTTCGGCTCGGGTGCGGTGGACCAGTCCTTCAAGGGGACCTTGAACGTGAAGTTCTGA
- a CDS encoding DUF1127 domain-containing protein, translated as MNVFAKLKKNVADRRAVRELSALDDRALQDLGISRSNIQSAVKGFLVFG; from the coding sequence ATGAACGTTTTCGCAAAGCTCAAGAAGAACGTAGCCGACCGTCGCGCCGTCCGCGAACTCAGCGCCCTCGACGACCGCGCCCTTCAGGACCTCGGCATCTCGCGTTCGAACATCCAGTCCGCCGTCAAGGGCTTCCTGGTCTTCGGCTGA